One genomic window of Solanum dulcamara chromosome 10, daSolDulc1.2, whole genome shotgun sequence includes the following:
- the LOC129871417 gene encoding uncharacterized protein LOC129871417: MNHSKHQNTCKNPNVQQQQQQQKEMEKLREVILKLSNSEPNVPLSETQNAILQQHLNNFLSRLHITPDHPPYTWMIEKALQELNEEGGSSEDSISEFIKKEHDSLPCAHMTVLKHHLQKMTEKGEILMNDGRFLLPGDSKSVNPKRKRKRKCVKRKKKGNSEIKQKKSGQKKKEEDKQVQHDDIEVVREQKDLDEQQNDVTVDGNRGQENRIHEEYWALNEHHNEPSTDKGNAQLSGQQKDVTGTKVFSRRVLRSTVHKQKGKEQVDATEGSLQSSVDIGSGIGCNTGSVPIEPPGFMMTEEIEHLQDSELQQSQLSLSTVEETADISNLYPQEILENEQPGDDLPQLLSPEAPPGFEFLVVEDATANKAHTSSSVDLDLLKEHTSLSVGLDLPKEDCFMHQSSDRPSVEEALLKSKKQQKKHHSWQQTNRPMTRAQRKGTVTPNEQPISGRNRTQVQLAMERSSEPKQPSIENSSETDRAQRQQKRWSKNLVEPKSVSTFKVERLALCDSADQQLVLMEEPLSISKPLCASANQHLVQMEEPLALATGEEALNLTDPQHEVHLKQPKDKRRGRALKGKDDGAIPDTTLLKDVRLSKKLTKKQNDRGGGRRRNAQ, encoded by the exons atgaatcactcaaaacatCAAAATACTTGCAAAAACCCTAACGTGcagcaacagcagcagcagcagaaGGAGATGGAGAAGTTGAGAGAAGTAATCTTGAAACTTTCCAACAGTGAACCAAATGTACCATTGTCAGAGACCCAAAACGCTATTCTTCAACAACACCTTAACAATTTCCTCTCTCGTCTTCATATTACTCCTGATCATCCTCCCTATACTTGG ATGATTGAAAAGGCCTTGCAGGAATTGAATGAAGAAGGAGGTTCCAGTGAAGACTCAATATCTGAGTTTATCAAGAAAGAACATGACAGTTTGCCGTGCGCTCATATGACCGTGCTGAAACATCATCTACAGAAGATGACTGAAAAGGGAGAAATCCTTATGAATGATGGGCGGTTTTTGCTTCCTGGTGACAGCAAAAGCGTGAAtccaaagagaaaaagaaagaggaaatgtgtaaagaggaagaaaaaggggaattcGGAAATTAAACAAAAGAAGTCGGGGCAGAAGAAAAAGGAGGAGGACAAGCAGGTGCAGCATGATGATATAGAAGTTGTTAGAGAACAGAAGGATCTGGATGAACAACAAAATGACGTCACTGTTGATGGAAATCGTGGGCAAGAAAATCGAATACATGAAGAATATTGGGCGTTGAATGAGCATCATAATGAACCGAGCACAGATAAAGGAAATGCGCAATTAAGTGGCCAGCAAAAAGATGTAACTGGAACTAAAGTTTTTAGTAGAAGAGTTCTGAGGAGTACAGTACATAAACAGAAAGGGAAAGAACAAGTTGATGCTACTGAAGGATCACTGCAATCCTCCGTAGATATTGGGAGTGGTATAGGTTGTAATACAGGGTCTGTGCCTATTGAACCTCCCGGCTTTATGATGACAGAAGAGATTGAGCATTTGCAGGATTCAGAGTTGCAGCAATCGCAGCTTAGTCTCAGCACAGTTGAGGAAACAGCTGATATTAGTAATTTATATCCACAAGAAATTCTGGAAAATGAACAACCTGGAGATGACCTGCCTCAACTTTTAAGTCCTGAAGCACCTCCAGGTTTTGAGTTTCTGGTGGTGGAGGATGCCACAGCAAATAAAGCACATACCTCTTCGTCAGTAGATTTGGACTTACTGAAAGAACACACCTCTTTGTCAGTAGGTTTGGATTTACCGAAAGAAGACTGTTTTATGCATCAGAGTTCTGACAGACCCAGTGTAGAGGAGGCTCTATTGAAGAGTAAGAAGCAGCAAAAGAAGCACCATAGCTGGCAGCAAACAAATAGGCCAATGACTAGGGCGCAAAGGAAAGGAACAGTAACTCCAAATGAGCAACCTATTTCAGGTAGGAACAGAACACAAGTACAGTTAGCAATGGAGAGGTCATCAGAACCTAAGCAGCCTTCCATTGAGAATTCATCTGAAACAGATCGTGCACAAAGACAACAGAAACGCTGGAGCAAAAACCTGGTTGAACCTAAATCAGTAAGTACCTTTAAAGTGGAACGATTGGCATTGTGTGACTCAGCGGATCAACAGTTAGTACTTATGGAAGAGCCTTTAAGCATCTCTAAACCATTATGTGCCTCAGCGAATCAACATTTAGTTCAAATGGAAGAGCCGTTGGCATTGGCAACAGGGGAGGAGGCATTGAATTTGACTGATCCTCAACATGAGGTGCACTTGAAGCAACCAAAAGATAAGCGTCGTGGGAGGGCTCTTAAGGGCAAGGATGATGGGGCTATTCCAGATACTACACTTTTGAAGGATGTGAGATTATCTAAGAAGCTAACAAAGAAACAAAATGATCGAGGTGGAGGAAGGCGTAGGAATGCACAGTAA